The following are from one region of the Leucobacter sp. Psy1 genome:
- a CDS encoding amino acid ABC transporter permease, translating into MEVLFDNMGAVLSGFLMTLRLLIFGGLGAMAIGLVVATMRISPVGSLRMFATAYTELVRNIPLTLLLFFMTFVLPLIVAERPPYVILATIGLAIYTSPFVAEALRSGINGVPVGQAEAARSIGLTFGQTLTLIVLPQALRMVIPPLINVFIALTKNTSVAGGFFVTELFLTARTLTNQYGSAVIAILAGVAVFYLVITVPLGLIAGQIEKKVRVLR; encoded by the coding sequence GTGGAAGTGCTGTTCGACAATATGGGCGCCGTGCTCTCAGGGTTCCTGATGACACTGCGGCTCCTCATCTTCGGGGGACTCGGGGCCATGGCGATCGGCCTCGTCGTCGCGACGATGCGCATCTCGCCCGTGGGCTCCCTCCGCATGTTCGCGACGGCCTACACCGAGCTCGTCCGGAACATCCCGCTCACGCTGCTGCTGTTCTTCATGACGTTCGTCCTGCCGCTCATCGTTGCCGAGCGGCCACCGTACGTCATTCTCGCGACGATCGGGCTCGCGATCTACACGTCGCCCTTCGTCGCAGAGGCACTGCGCTCCGGCATCAACGGAGTTCCGGTCGGACAGGCCGAGGCCGCCCGCTCGATCGGGCTCACCTTCGGCCAGACGCTGACGCTGATCGTGCTCCCGCAGGCGCTGCGCATGGTCATTCCTCCGCTCATCAACGTGTTCATCGCGCTGACGAAGAACACGTCGGTGGCCGGCGGGTTCTTCGTGACCGAGTTGTTCCTCACGGCGCGCACGCTCACGAACCAGTACGGCAGTGCGGTGATCGCGATCCTCGCCGGAGTGGCGGTCTTCTACCTCGTGATCACGGTGCCGCTCGGCCTCATCGCCGGACAGATCGAGAAGAAGGTGCGGGTGCTGCGATGA
- a CDS encoding glutamate ABC transporter substrate-binding protein translates to MRIHKYAAVFAAAGALTLAGCAGGGGGEDPAPAEDAEFEAGTTMASLNEAGSITIGTKFDQPLFGLMGPSGEPEGFDVEIGKIIAADLGIEAGNIDWVETVSANREPFIENGQVDIVIATYTINDERKEVVSFAGPYYEAGQDLLVLEGNPDGIEGIEDVKGEKVCSATGSTSADNLRAEGVEVLETDTYSNCLEPLRSGEVVAVSTDNVILAGLADQNEGEFEVIENPFTSEPYGIGLALDDTEFRNFINDTLEASYEDGRWAEAWENTAGAVLSTPEPPAVDRY, encoded by the coding sequence ATGCGAATCCACAAGTACGCAGCAGTGTTCGCTGCGGCCGGGGCCCTCACGCTCGCGGGCTGCGCAGGCGGAGGCGGCGGTGAGGATCCGGCACCGGCCGAGGACGCCGAGTTCGAGGCGGGCACGACGATGGCCAGCCTCAACGAGGCCGGTTCCATCACGATCGGCACGAAGTTCGACCAGCCGCTGTTCGGCCTGATGGGCCCGAGCGGGGAGCCCGAGGGCTTCGACGTCGAGATCGGCAAGATCATCGCAGCGGATCTCGGCATCGAGGCCGGGAACATCGACTGGGTCGAGACGGTGTCAGCCAACCGGGAGCCGTTCATCGAGAACGGCCAGGTCGACATCGTCATCGCGACGTACACGATCAACGACGAGCGCAAGGAAGTTGTCTCGTTCGCCGGCCCCTACTACGAGGCGGGGCAGGATCTGCTCGTGCTCGAGGGTAACCCCGACGGCATCGAGGGCATCGAAGACGTCAAGGGCGAGAAGGTCTGCTCGGCGACCGGTTCGACCTCGGCGGACAACCTCCGCGCCGAGGGCGTCGAGGTGCTCGAGACGGACACCTACTCGAACTGCCTCGAGCCGCTGCGCTCGGGCGAGGTCGTTGCGGTCTCGACCGACAACGTGATCCTCGCGGGCCTCGCCGACCAGAACGAGGGCGAGTTCGAGGTCATCGAGAACCCGTTCACCTCCGAGCCCTACGGCATCGGACTGGCGCTCGATGACACCGAGTTCCGCAACTTCATCAACGACACGCTGGAGGCCTCCTACGAGGACGGCCGCTGGGCTGAGGCATGGGAGAACACGGCCGGCGCCGTTCTGAGCACGCCGGAACCCCCGGCAGTCGACCGCTACTGA
- a CDS encoding amino acid ABC transporter ATP-binding protein, translating into MAETTVVRVPRDNREPLVVIDEVNKHYGDLHVLNNINTSVARGEVVVVLGPSGSGKSTLCRAINRLETIDSGTITIDEKPLPEEGKALATLRADVGMVFQQFNLFAHKTILENVTLGPMKVRGLSKKDAEEKAMRLLDRVGIANQAKKFPSQLSGGQQQRAAIARSLAMDPKLILLDEPTSALDPEMINEVLDVMIGLANEGMTMVAVTHEMGFARRAADRILFMADGQIVEEATPEQFFTDPQTSRAKDFLSKILGH; encoded by the coding sequence ATGGCAGAGACGACAGTGGTGCGGGTACCCCGCGACAACCGGGAGCCCCTCGTGGTGATCGACGAGGTGAACAAGCACTACGGCGACCTGCACGTGCTGAACAACATCAACACGAGCGTGGCTCGCGGCGAGGTCGTCGTGGTGCTCGGACCGTCCGGTTCGGGCAAATCGACGCTGTGCCGCGCGATCAACCGCCTCGAGACGATCGACTCGGGCACCATCACGATCGACGAGAAGCCGCTCCCCGAGGAGGGGAAGGCGCTGGCCACGCTCCGCGCCGACGTCGGCATGGTGTTCCAGCAGTTCAATCTCTTCGCCCACAAGACGATCCTCGAGAACGTGACGCTCGGCCCGATGAAGGTACGCGGACTCAGCAAGAAGGACGCCGAGGAGAAGGCGATGCGGTTGCTCGACCGCGTCGGCATCGCGAACCAGGCGAAGAAGTTCCCCTCGCAGCTCTCCGGTGGGCAGCAGCAGCGCGCCGCGATCGCGCGTTCGCTCGCGATGGACCCGAAGTTGATCCTGCTCGACGAACCCACCTCGGCTCTCGATCCCGAGATGATCAACGAGGTGCTCGATGTGATGATCGGCCTCGCCAACGAGGGCATGACCATGGTCGCCGTGACGCACGAGATGGGCTTCGCCCGGCGGGCGGCCGACCGCATTCTCTTCATGGCCGACGGCCAGATCGTCGAGGAGGCGACTCCCGAGCAGTTCTTCACCGACCCCCAGACGTCTCGGGCGAAGGACTTCCTGTCGAAGATCCTCGGTCACTGA
- a CDS encoding Fur family transcriptional regulator, with product MSAPQRNTWQREAVRAALAEARGFVSAQQLHQTLRDHGTTIGLATVYRALSGLSESGEADSLQSPEGENLFRSCVMEGHHHHLICRRCGDTRELQAEAVEEWTQRVAAEQGFAEIEHVVDLFGVCERCQRLQAAADS from the coding sequence ATGAGCGCACCGCAGCGGAACACGTGGCAGCGCGAGGCGGTGCGCGCGGCGCTCGCCGAGGCACGCGGGTTCGTGAGCGCCCAGCAGCTGCACCAGACCCTGCGCGACCACGGGACCACGATCGGTCTCGCGACCGTCTATCGGGCGCTCAGCGGACTCAGCGAATCGGGAGAGGCAGACTCCCTGCAGTCGCCCGAGGGCGAGAACCTGTTCCGCTCTTGCGTCATGGAGGGCCACCACCACCACCTCATCTGCCGGCGCTGCGGTGACACTCGCGAGCTGCAGGCCGAGGCCGTGGAGGAGTGGACGCAGAGGGTCGCTGCTGAGCAGGGTTTCGCCGAGATCGAGCACGTGGTCGACCTCTTCGGCGTCTGCGAACGATGCCAGCGTCTGCAGGCGGCCGCGGATTCCTGA
- a CDS encoding metal ABC transporter permease, with translation MSYFALATLEIALLGLLSGLAGTLIVLRRRSFFAVALSHATFPGGVVFAVLGWNLLLGQALFAGVLVALMTLLSRVPGQGRQVASGIVLAFGFALGTLLSSIHAGIGVPVEALLVGSPLGVSTADVAATGAVLVCGLILCTLWWRRILLHTFDAVGFRASGFREWPVELVVTAVIAASVVVAMPAVGAILGVAILIGPAAAARAVAPSVGWIPPIAAVLGVASGVIGLWASRAFDIAAGGSVGLAVTLVFLLALAVRALRYGGTVLARRRGDGPAPRRATTEVRAG, from the coding sequence ATGAGCTACTTCGCGCTCGCCACGCTCGAGATCGCGCTGCTCGGGCTGCTTTCGGGCCTCGCCGGCACGCTGATCGTGCTGCGGCGACGCTCTTTCTTCGCGGTGGCGCTGAGCCACGCGACGTTCCCGGGTGGCGTCGTCTTCGCTGTACTCGGCTGGAACCTGCTGCTCGGGCAGGCGCTCTTCGCGGGGGTGCTCGTGGCGCTCATGACGCTGCTCTCGCGGGTGCCCGGCCAGGGGAGACAGGTGGCGAGCGGCATCGTGCTCGCGTTCGGGTTCGCGCTCGGAACACTGCTCTCCAGCATCCACGCGGGGATCGGCGTGCCCGTCGAGGCACTGCTCGTGGGCTCGCCGCTCGGCGTCTCCACGGCGGATGTGGCCGCGACGGGGGCGGTGCTCGTCTGCGGGTTGATCCTCTGCACCCTGTGGTGGCGGCGAATCCTGCTCCACACCTTCGACGCCGTAGGCTTCCGGGCCAGCGGATTCCGCGAGTGGCCCGTCGAGCTCGTCGTGACCGCCGTGATCGCGGCCTCCGTGGTGGTGGCCATGCCGGCGGTGGGCGCGATCCTCGGCGTCGCGATCCTCATCGGCCCTGCGGCGGCCGCCCGAGCGGTCGCGCCGAGCGTCGGGTGGATCCCCCCGATCGCCGCGGTGCTCGGTGTCGCATCGGGCGTCATCGGCCTGTGGGCATCCCGCGCGTTCGATATCGCAGCGGGTGGATCTGTCGGCCTCGCCGTCACCCTCGTCTTCCTCCTCGCGCTCGCCGTGCGCGCGCTTCGCTACGGTGGTACTGTGCTCGCGAGACGGCGGGGCGATGGGCCCGCGCCGCGTCGGGCGACGACGGAGGTTCGAGCAGGATGA
- a CDS encoding metal ABC transporter permease gives MDASLLEIFALPFMSRALITVAVLAVAAGVVGLCISFRELEFVSDGLVHAVFPGLVVGSALGGVAGVLPGAVVAALLAALLFTVLEWRGGVSSDAAIAVVLTGMFSLGVVIVSRQDGYVSQLQELLFGRLLTVTSTQLWQIVAVAALALVIIALTWRAQLFRAFDPEGFAAAGNRPLATDLWLGAAVALLVVAGVQALGVLMVIALLTVPMATARLVSRRFALLVPIAIGVPLVAGATGLWLAFDWSVVAGVAVSPGAIIVLVLVALYGVAVVAGLVRGKIAGVRAGERA, from the coding sequence GTGGACGCCTCGCTCCTCGAGATCTTCGCACTGCCGTTCATGAGCCGCGCGCTCATCACGGTGGCGGTGCTCGCCGTTGCGGCGGGCGTGGTCGGTCTCTGCATCAGCTTTCGCGAACTCGAGTTCGTGAGCGACGGTCTTGTGCACGCCGTCTTCCCAGGACTCGTGGTCGGGTCAGCGCTCGGCGGCGTCGCCGGGGTGCTGCCGGGCGCGGTGGTCGCAGCGCTGCTCGCGGCACTGCTGTTCACGGTGCTCGAGTGGCGCGGCGGCGTGAGTTCGGACGCCGCGATCGCGGTCGTGCTCACCGGCATGTTCAGCCTCGGCGTCGTGATCGTGTCGCGGCAGGACGGGTACGTCTCCCAGCTACAGGAGTTGCTGTTCGGCCGATTGCTGACGGTCACGTCGACGCAACTGTGGCAGATCGTGGCGGTGGCCGCCCTGGCGCTCGTGATCATCGCGCTCACCTGGCGGGCTCAGCTCTTCCGCGCGTTCGACCCTGAGGGGTTCGCCGCCGCCGGCAACCGTCCTCTGGCGACGGATTTGTGGCTCGGCGCTGCGGTCGCGCTGCTCGTCGTCGCCGGCGTGCAGGCGCTCGGCGTCCTGATGGTGATCGCTCTGCTCACGGTGCCGATGGCGACGGCGAGGCTCGTCTCACGCCGGTTCGCCCTGCTCGTGCCGATCGCGATCGGGGTCCCGCTCGTCGCCGGTGCGACCGGCTTGTGGCTCGCCTTCGACTGGTCAGTGGTTGCTGGAGTCGCTGTGTCGCCCGGGGCGATCATCGTGCTTGTGCTCGTGGCGCTCTACGGTGTGGCCGTGGTCGCCGGCCTGGTGCGCGGAAAGATCGCGGGGGTCAGAGCGGGTGAGCGCGCATGA
- a CDS encoding metal ABC transporter ATP-binding protein — protein sequence MPAAPALALHDAAFGYQGVTRVEHLTGDLPAGSAVALIGPNGSGKSTLLRGILGLAELTGGAVEVLGTSPRQARRWVGSLPQADGRDTTLPITLRQVVTMGLYRSLGPVRPVGAAGRRAVEQALERVGLAEFAARRFGELSGGQQQRGILARALVADPRLLLLDEPFNGLDRENREVLLALVNELRDEGRTIIVSTHDLEIAKRACTHVLLLASGHTPNQPGHPAAFGSLDEALTLEAVAHAFQDTTVELDHHTVTTSRELE from the coding sequence ATGCCAGCCGCCCCAGCCCTCGCGCTCCACGATGCCGCGTTCGGCTACCAGGGGGTCACCAGAGTCGAGCATCTGACGGGAGATCTGCCCGCCGGAAGCGCGGTGGCGCTGATCGGCCCGAATGGATCGGGCAAGTCGACGCTGCTCCGCGGCATTCTCGGCCTCGCCGAGCTCACGGGCGGAGCAGTCGAGGTGCTCGGTACCTCGCCGCGGCAGGCGAGGCGATGGGTCGGATCGCTGCCGCAGGCCGACGGTCGCGACACGACGCTGCCCATCACGCTGCGCCAGGTCGTGACCATGGGGCTGTACCGTTCACTCGGCCCAGTGCGACCCGTCGGGGCGGCCGGCCGGCGTGCTGTGGAGCAGGCGCTCGAACGTGTGGGGCTCGCCGAGTTCGCGGCGCGCCGCTTCGGGGAGCTCTCGGGCGGACAGCAGCAGCGCGGCATTCTCGCGCGCGCGCTCGTCGCCGACCCTCGGCTGCTCCTCCTGGACGAGCCGTTCAACGGCCTCGATCGCGAGAACCGCGAGGTGCTGCTGGCGCTCGTGAACGAGCTGCGTGACGAGGGGCGCACGATCATCGTGTCGACCCACGACCTCGAGATCGCCAAGCGCGCGTGCACCCACGTTCTGCTGCTCGCGAGCGGCCACACGCCGAACCAGCCCGGCCACCCGGCGGCGTTCGGATCCCTCGATGAGGCGCTCACGCTGGAGGCGGTGGCGCACGCGTTCCAGGACACGACCGTCGAGCTCGACCATCACACGGTCACGACATCACGGGAACTCGAGTAG
- a CDS encoding metal ABC transporter substrate-binding protein, whose amino-acid sequence MSHFSDALRSAHSSLTAPSASGRTGRGRIVTGSAVALAAALGLAGCASTGSSGDETGDGLRVVTTTTQLTDFAQEIGGDDIALTGLLPAGGSAHHYDPSPDDLLALGQADVLIVNGAGLETFVDDAVEASGFDGTIVDASQGVDLAEAEKITTEAEHEAGESHDHAEEGDDHGHDHDHAEEGEDGHDHADEGDEHDHDHGPVNPHLWTSPEYAKGMATEVMDGLVEADPDHADDYTSRGDAYTAKLDELDAWVAQEMAKVPEADRIMVSGHDSLRYYLHDYDIAFAGSILPSFEDNAEPSAAEIDALVHEIQERGVKAVFVESSMNPKLAETIAQEAGVEVVDSDAIYADSLGAEDTDAATYIGATVHNTKLMLDAWGVTPDEVPADLES is encoded by the coding sequence ATGTCGCACTTCTCTGACGCGCTGCGCAGCGCGCACTCCTCGCTCACCGCTCCTTCCGCCTCCGGCCGCACCGGCCGCGGGCGCATCGTCACCGGCTCAGCCGTCGCGCTCGCCGCGGCGCTCGGGCTGGCGGGGTGCGCCTCGACGGGCTCGAGCGGCGACGAGACGGGGGACGGGCTCCGGGTGGTGACCACGACGACGCAGCTCACCGACTTCGCGCAGGAGATCGGCGGAGACGACATCGCGCTGACCGGCCTGCTGCCGGCGGGCGGTTCGGCACACCACTACGATCCGTCGCCCGATGACCTGCTCGCTCTGGGGCAAGCGGACGTGCTCATCGTGAACGGTGCGGGGCTCGAAACGTTCGTCGATGACGCGGTCGAGGCCTCCGGCTTCGACGGGACCATCGTCGATGCGAGTCAGGGCGTCGACCTCGCCGAAGCCGAGAAGATCACGACCGAAGCCGAGCATGAAGCCGGCGAGTCCCACGACCATGCCGAGGAGGGCGACGACCACGGTCATGATCACGACCACGCCGAGGAGGGTGAGGACGGGCATGATCACGCGGATGAGGGTGACGAGCACGATCACGACCACGGCCCGGTCAACCCGCACCTGTGGACCTCGCCCGAGTACGCGAAGGGCATGGCGACCGAGGTGATGGACGGACTCGTCGAGGCGGATCCCGATCACGCCGACGACTACACCTCTCGGGGTGATGCGTACACCGCGAAGCTCGATGAGCTCGACGCGTGGGTCGCGCAGGAGATGGCGAAGGTCCCCGAGGCGGATCGCATCATGGTCAGCGGGCACGACTCGCTCCGCTACTACCTGCACGACTACGACATCGCGTTCGCTGGGTCGATCCTGCCGTCGTTCGAGGACAACGCCGAGCCGAGTGCCGCGGAGATCGATGCGCTGGTCCACGAGATCCAGGAGCGCGGGGTGAAGGCCGTCTTCGTCGAGTCGTCGATGAACCCGAAGCTCGCCGAGACCATCGCGCAGGAGGCGGGCGTCGAGGTCGTCGACAGCGATGCGATCTACGCCGACTCCCTGGGCGCCGAGGACACCGACGCGGCGACGTATATCGGTGCGACCGTGCACAACACGAAGCTGATGCTCGACGCGTGGGGTGTCACGCCGGACGAGGTTCCGGCGGACCTCGAGTCGTAG
- a CDS encoding response regulator transcription factor — translation MSRSRSPHPRSADPAPNRVLVVDHDPWASRAITAALAGSSSLTLLPPAHTGADALETLISARPNAVVMALNIPGPVSAIELISEMLRYYSSATILVLTTTELGERVAGALRAGAAAVVHKSVAEHTLRQIVLLAASGRTSEISRIDTEAVLVRGDSRLREYRSAVSVSPREREILTRICQGHTDERIAAMTGLSVWTVKSHAYNLRAKFQAKNRSQLILRAIEQRLFVA, via the coding sequence ATGTCACGGTCGAGGTCGCCTCACCCGCGCTCGGCCGACCCTGCGCCGAACAGGGTCCTGGTCGTCGATCACGACCCCTGGGCCTCGCGTGCGATCACTGCGGCACTAGCGGGGAGTTCATCTCTCACTCTGCTCCCTCCGGCGCACACGGGCGCCGATGCCCTCGAGACCCTGATCTCTGCTCGCCCGAATGCCGTCGTCATGGCTCTCAATATCCCCGGACCGGTCTCGGCGATCGAGCTGATCTCGGAGATGCTTCGGTATTACTCGAGCGCCACCATCCTCGTCCTGACGACCACTGAGCTCGGGGAACGCGTCGCGGGAGCACTGCGCGCAGGGGCGGCCGCAGTAGTCCACAAGTCGGTGGCCGAACACACACTCCGTCAGATCGTGCTCCTTGCCGCCTCGGGACGCACGTCGGAGATCTCACGCATCGACACGGAGGCTGTGCTGGTGCGTGGGGATTCGCGGCTGCGTGAGTATCGCTCCGCGGTATCGGTCTCGCCTCGTGAGCGTGAGATCCTCACCCGCATCTGCCAGGGTCACACTGACGAGCGCATCGCCGCCATGACCGGACTGTCCGTGTGGACCGTGAAGTCCCACGCCTACAATCTCCGCGCGAAGTTCCAGGCCAAAAACCGATCTCAGCTGATCCTGCGCGCGATCGAGCAACGCCTCTTCGTCGCCTGA
- a CDS encoding amidase, with the protein MGDFADLDSARDPLLALRDAILTGDVSARAATEAALQRAVDRTDLGAFVTLTAEQALAEAEHADAQWRSATFDVAHARGEHRSLPPLHGVPLAHKDLVDVAGAPTTRGSAALPHTVAAADDPGVQQLRRSGAISIGKTQVPEFGLTGYSENRIADPARNPRDPRLTAGGSSGGSAAAVAAGILSAAPASDGGGSIRIPALACGLIGLKPGLGTIPTDVLRGHRDSFGAPKLGVSGPLARSARDAALLFDAMRGDTAERTLAAVRSADRLRGLSIGVSTSTPFESAYPTPFSAEALAALDAAHRRLETRHHVDAAEIRYDPAYPELFTDVWTAGLSLLDLGDDPGAAERLMPLTRSFRERALARSTAQHREAGARITRLAADVRQQWGAFDVVLMPGLAMRPPEIGAFLSRSPDDDYRLQCEWAPCTSIVNVSGLPAVAVPMLDTPDGLSFGVQLVGRHGSEATLLQLAEQLTAEPPARYLPADDTSRSR; encoded by the coding sequence ATGGGCGACTTCGCAGACCTCGACAGCGCACGGGACCCGCTCCTCGCACTGCGCGACGCGATCCTCACCGGAGACGTCTCCGCCCGAGCAGCGACGGAGGCAGCGCTGCAGCGGGCCGTCGACCGCACCGACCTCGGCGCATTCGTGACCCTGACCGCCGAGCAGGCACTCGCGGAGGCCGAGCACGCGGACGCGCAGTGGCGCAGCGCCACGTTCGACGTTGCGCACGCTCGCGGTGAGCATCGATCCTTGCCCCCGCTGCACGGCGTCCCCCTGGCGCACAAGGACCTCGTCGATGTCGCCGGCGCGCCCACCACCCGCGGCAGTGCCGCGCTGCCTCACACCGTCGCCGCAGCGGACGATCCCGGCGTCCAGCAGCTGCGCCGATCCGGGGCGATCTCCATCGGCAAGACGCAGGTGCCCGAGTTCGGGCTCACCGGCTACTCGGAGAACCGGATCGCCGACCCCGCGCGCAACCCCCGCGATCCCCGGTTGACGGCGGGCGGCTCCTCGGGCGGCAGCGCGGCCGCCGTCGCCGCAGGGATCCTCTCCGCAGCTCCGGCGAGCGACGGCGGTGGGTCGATCCGGATCCCCGCGCTCGCCTGCGGACTGATCGGCCTGAAACCCGGCCTGGGAACGATTCCGACGGACGTGCTGCGCGGGCATCGAGACTCGTTCGGCGCCCCGAAGCTCGGAGTCTCCGGCCCGCTCGCACGGTCGGCGCGCGACGCGGCCCTGCTCTTCGACGCCATGCGAGGCGACACGGCGGAGCGAACGCTCGCAGCGGTCCGCTCCGCCGACCGCCTTCGCGGACTCAGCATCGGCGTGAGCACGTCCACGCCGTTCGAGAGCGCCTACCCGACCCCGTTCTCCGCGGAAGCGCTCGCGGCGCTCGATGCAGCGCACCGTCGCCTCGAAACGCGACACCACGTCGACGCGGCGGAGATCCGCTACGACCCGGCCTACCCCGAACTCTTCACCGATGTGTGGACTGCCGGCCTCTCGCTGCTCGACCTCGGCGACGATCCCGGGGCGGCAGAACGCCTCATGCCCCTCACCCGCAGCTTCCGCGAACGCGCCCTGGCTCGATCGACGGCGCAGCACCGGGAAGCGGGCGCGCGCATCACCCGTCTCGCTGCGGACGTGCGCCAGCAGTGGGGCGCCTTCGACGTCGTACTCATGCCGGGTCTCGCGATGCGCCCGCCCGAGATCGGTGCGTTCCTGTCGCGCTCACCCGACGACGACTACCGGTTGCAGTGCGAGTGGGCCCCCTGCACCTCCATCGTGAACGTCTCCGGGCTGCCCGCAGTGGCGGTCCCGATGCTCGACACCCCCGACGGGCTATCGTTCGGCGTGCAGCTGGTCGGACGCCACGGGAGCGAAGCGACGCTCCTGCAGCTCGCGGAACAGCTGACCGCAGAACCGCCGGCGCGCTACCTGCCCGCCGACGACACCAGCAGATCGCGGTAG
- a CDS encoding glycosyltransferase: MTDQLASADAHEPAMRIAFVVLHTSPLDEPGTKDAGGMNVVVVHQAAELARLGHEVELITRRSSPDLPETVELSSGVTVRHLDVGPPRLLAKGDHEALMEEFGVALADHLREQPCDVLHAEHWFSGIAALPASRELGIPLVQSYHSIAADPHSPLTEGERPESPGRLAGEKRLAGEVDLVVAVSEAERATILGRLGADPDRVRVVPLGVDTRMFRPCEPGECAERREWLDRGGRPEVLVAGRLHPLKGVDLAVRAVAAIPEDRRPVLRVIGVPPPDGDDYARSLHELVAESGMLSTVAFDGALRRQDLAERLRRTTLVLMPSHSETFGLVALEGEASGIPVIARSVGGLRESVVDGETGLLLTGDDPEVWAAAIERLLADEELATRMGKAARRFALTRNWRASARKLVGVYRDLLVSSAGR; the protein is encoded by the coding sequence GTGACTGATCAGCTCGCGTCGGCAGACGCGCACGAACCCGCCATGCGGATCGCTTTTGTCGTCCTGCACACCTCACCGCTCGATGAGCCGGGCACGAAGGATGCCGGGGGCATGAACGTGGTGGTGGTGCACCAGGCGGCGGAGCTCGCTCGGCTGGGGCACGAGGTCGAGCTGATCACGCGCCGCAGCTCGCCCGACCTTCCCGAGACCGTGGAACTCTCGAGCGGGGTGACGGTGCGGCATCTCGATGTCGGGCCGCCGCGGCTGCTCGCGAAGGGCGACCATGAGGCGCTGATGGAGGAGTTCGGGGTCGCGCTCGCCGACCATCTGAGGGAGCAGCCGTGCGATGTGCTGCACGCTGAGCACTGGTTCTCGGGGATCGCGGCGCTACCCGCCTCCCGTGAACTCGGCATTCCGCTCGTGCAGAGCTATCACAGCATCGCGGCCGACCCGCATTCACCGCTGACGGAGGGCGAGCGCCCCGAGTCTCCCGGGCGGCTGGCGGGGGAGAAGCGCCTCGCGGGCGAGGTGGACCTCGTCGTCGCGGTGAGCGAGGCCGAGCGCGCGACGATCCTCGGGCGGCTCGGTGCCGACCCTGACCGGGTGCGAGTGGTGCCGCTCGGCGTCGACACGCGCATGTTCCGACCCTGCGAGCCGGGGGAGTGCGCCGAGCGCCGCGAGTGGCTCGACCGCGGCGGCCGGCCCGAGGTGCTCGTCGCGGGTCGGCTGCACCCGCTGAAGGGCGTCGATCTGGCGGTCCGCGCGGTTGCCGCGATCCCCGAGGATCGGCGGCCTGTGCTGCGGGTCATCGGTGTGCCGCCGCCCGACGGCGACGACTACGCGAGGAGTCTGCACGAGCTCGTCGCGGAATCGGGCATGCTCTCGACCGTGGCGTTCGACGGCGCGCTTCGTCGGCAGGATCTGGCAGAGCGTCTCCGGCGGACGACGCTCGTGCTGATGCCCTCCCACTCCGAAACGTTCGGCCTCGTCGCGCTCGAGGGCGAGGCGTCGGGTATCCCGGTCATCGCCCGGTCCGTCGGCGGTCTGCGCGAGTCGGTGGTGGACGGCGAGACGGGCCTCCTGCTGACCGGTGACGATCCGGAAGTCTGGGCGGCGGCGATCGAGCGTCTGCTTGCGGACGAGGAGCTGGCCACGCGCATGGGGAAGGCCGCCCGCCGGTTCGCGTTGACCCGCAACTGGCGTGCGTCGGCGCGGAAGCTCGTGGGCGTCTACCGCGATCTGCTGGTGTCGTCGGCGGGCAGGTAG
- a CDS encoding GntR family transcriptional regulator, with translation MRRRQLSDEVASHLRQAIMSGVLAPGSSVRAEAVGEELEVSATPVREALQALRVEGFLELVPRKGFTVAPLDADHIRDIFEAHALIAGELAARAAERADEATVEELRSVHRELMDSVAAGERDVLERKNHEFHAAVYLAARSERLSWALGNFVRYVPRAFFTQIDGWAESTAHAHTSVLEAIIARDPGAARAAMGAHIRKSGEQLAEYFESRPQPESRESA, from the coding sequence ATGCGGAGACGGCAGCTCAGCGATGAGGTCGCGTCGCATCTGCGGCAGGCCATCATGTCAGGAGTGCTGGCGCCGGGCAGTTCGGTGCGGGCTGAGGCCGTGGGCGAAGAGCTCGAGGTCTCGGCAACCCCCGTTCGGGAGGCGCTGCAGGCGCTCCGCGTCGAGGGGTTCCTGGAGCTCGTGCCCCGCAAAGGGTTCACGGTGGCGCCGCTCGACGCGGATCACATTCGTGACATCTTCGAGGCGCACGCGCTCATCGCCGGGGAGCTCGCAGCGCGCGCAGCTGAGCGCGCCGACGAGGCGACGGTGGAAGAGCTGCGGTCCGTCCACCGAGAACTGATGGACAGCGTCGCCGCGGGTGAGCGGGACGTGCTCGAGCGGAAGAATCACGAGTTCCATGCGGCGGTCTACCTCGCGGCGAGGTCCGAACGACTGAGCTGGGCGCTCGGTAACTTCGTTCGATACGTGCCTCGCGCCTTCTTCACGCAGATCGACGGCTGGGCCGAGTCGACCGCTCACGCGCATACGTCGGTGCTCGAGGCGATCATCGCTCGGGATCCCGGCGCGGCACGCGCTGCGATGGGCGCGCACATTCGTAAGTCGGGTGAGCAGCTCGCCGAGTACTTCGAGAGCAGGCCGCAGCCGGAGTCGCGCGAGAGCGCCTGA